The genomic DNA AGGAATAAAACATCCAAATTTGGTTTATCCGCTCAATGAAGAGGTAGCAGTTCACATATGCCCTGATAAAGGGGATGCACGGAACTATTACATCCCCATCGAGCCAACCCTTTTTAAGAACTTAAATGTTCTGATTGAGGACGTGGAGAAAAAAATAGCGGTACTAGTAGATAGATATGATACACCAAAAGATCGCGAACAAAAGAAGTCCATTCTCGAGAAGTGCATAGATGAGGTGTGCGAAATAAAAACGGATACAAACGGCGGAAATAAGAACAAAGGGAATCAGAATTTGCAGAATATTATAGGCAAGTTCATGCTAAAATTCAGGAATGGTAGTGGTAATGGTAATGACAATGACAATGACGGCAAACTGTCTGTAACTCCGTTCGAACTTAAAGGGATAAAATACCTCATGGTGCGAGATAAAGTAGGACTGGGCGTTTTAGAACCGCTCATTCAGGATCCTTACATTGAAGATATTTCATGCTCAGGATTAGGAAACATATTCATCGAACATAAGATATTTGATTCATTGAAATCACCGATCGAGTTTGAAAGTGCAGAAGATTTAGATTTGTTTGTTGTAAAACTGTCCGAGAAAATAGGGAAGCCCATATCATTCCGGACACCGATCATGGATGCTGTATTACCTGACGGATCACGAATAAACATCGTGTTTGGAGAGGATATCTCAAAGAAGGGGTCGAATTTTACCATAAGGAAATTCAGTGAGACTCCGCTCAGTGTTCTCGAACTGATTGAATTTAATACGTTTGATTACTTAATGGCCGCGTATTTTTGGATATGCCTTCGAGACGGAATGAACATGTTCATTTCGGGTGAGACCGCTTCGGGTAAGACGACAACCATGAACGCTCTCACTACGTTTATCCCTCCTAACTCAAAAATCGTTTCAATCGAAGATACCGCAGAGCTTCAAGTACCACATAAGAACTGGACAAGAGAGATTACACGATCAGGGAAAGAAGAAGGGGGATCGGGAGTGGGAATGTTTGACCTCCTCAAGGCTGCTCTGAGGCAAAGACCAAACGAGATAATAGTGGGCGAGATAAGAGGTGTAGAAGGGAATATCGTATTTCAGGGAATGCAGACGGGACATCCCGCTATGTCCACCTTTCATGCTGCATCCGTGATAAAGCTCATCCAGCGATTGACGGGCGACCCCATCAACGTCCCCCGGACCTACGTTGACAATCTGAATGTCGTTATTATCCAACAAGCGGTACGAGGAAAAGATGGCAAAATGCTGAGGCGCGTGACAAGCGTGAGTGAAATAGTAGGATATGATGCCTCTACAGAATCATTCTCGTTCATTGAAGTTTTCAAATGGAATCCGGTAACAGATACCTTTGACTTTCCCGGTAACATGAATTCGTATCTGTTGGAAGAGAAGATAGCGGCGAAGAAAGGTATTCCGCAAAATAAGAAACGGCAAATCTACAAGGAGCTGGAGAATAAAGCGAACATGTTGAAGAAAATTAATAAATCAGGAGTTACGAACTTTTACGATTTCTTTTCCCTATTATCCAAGATGGAAACCGAGGGGGTGGTGTAAACGATGCGGAAAGGGGGTACGAAGAAGCTGAATCTAGCTATTGGAACTAAAATAGCAGAGGACAGGGGGATGATGCTTGACCTTCTTAACATACTCACCTACATGTCATCCATTGCGACTGCGAATATAACGAGGGACAAACTCTTCAAGCTTGCGGGTCAGCAAGAAGGACTTTCCGCGAAATATTTTAAAAGGATCCATTTGTTAGCCAAGAACTATGGCTACAATTATGCAGCGGCATGCAAAATTGTTTCAGCCGAGGTATCTCATCAAGCCCTTAAAGATTTCCTTATACGATTCGCAAATGCACTATCCACAGGAGAAGAGGAGGCGATTTTTTTACGAGGCGAGGTAGAACGAATGATAGAGCTTTACACCAATAAATACCTGAGCGATGTGGAGCTGATGAAAAAATGGACGGATGGCTACTCGGCATTGCTCGTCTCGGTGGTGTTGATTATCGCCGTTTTCCTTATCGGCAACATGATCTTCAACATGGGGGATACCGTGTTTATGTCGTGTTTGTCCGCGTATTTATTCTGCTTTGTCTCCTTCATGGGCGCGTATATTATTTACCGGGTATGCCCGTACGAGAAGATCGTACATTCGCTGAAAGTGAAATCACGGGAGCAAGAACTAGCACGGAGAATGTGCATTGTTATTTTCCCCATCCTCGGTATCACTTCCCTTATTTTAGTCGCGATTGATGCTGAACCGTGGCTCATATTCGCACTCGTATCTGTGTTACTTGCACCGATCGGTGTTATGGGGATGATAGACGCAAAGAAGATAGATACGTTGGATAGGGACATCTCAACGTTTTTGCAGAGTCTCGGCTCTGCTGCGGGAATTACAGGGTCAACGCTCACGGTGGCAATAAATCAACTCGATAAAAAATCGGTTGGCACATTGGAAGGA from Methanomicrobia archaeon includes the following:
- a CDS encoding type II/IV secretion system ATPase subunit, with amino-acid sequence MPNTVLPFEHNRTESHEHEGQDGLRQCGLYQILPKEGKEIVEESTHVLEYLHMLPLDSIGTPNFYSKLSRNLKGIKHPNLVYPLNEEVAVHICPDKGDARNYYIPIEPTLFKNLNVLIEDVEKKIAVLVDRYDTPKDREQKKSILEKCIDEVCEIKTDTNGGNKNKGNQNLQNIIGKFMLKFRNGSGNGNDNDNDGKLSVTPFELKGIKYLMVRDKVGLGVLEPLIQDPYIEDISCSGLGNIFIEHKIFDSLKSPIEFESAEDLDLFVVKLSEKIGKPISFRTPIMDAVLPDGSRINIVFGEDISKKGSNFTIRKFSETPLSVLELIEFNTFDYLMAAYFWICLRDGMNMFISGETASGKTTTMNALTTFIPPNSKIVSIEDTAELQVPHKNWTREITRSGKEEGGSGVGMFDLLKAALRQRPNEIIVGEIRGVEGNIVFQGMQTGHPAMSTFHAASVIKLIQRLTGDPINVPRTYVDNLNVVIIQQAVRGKDGKMLRRVTSVSEIVGYDASTESFSFIEVFKWNPVTDTFDFPGNMNSYLLEEKIAAKKGIPQNKKRQIYKELENKANMLKKINKSGVTNFYDFFSLLSKMETEGVV
- the flaJ gene encoding archaellar assembly protein FlaJ, which gives rise to MRKGGTKKLNLAIGTKIAEDRGMMLDLLNILTYMSSIATANITRDKLFKLAGQQEGLSAKYFKRIHLLAKNYGYNYAAACKIVSAEVSHQALKDFLIRFANALSTGEEEAIFLRGEVERMIELYTNKYLSDVELMKKWTDGYSALLVSVVLIIAVFLIGNMIFNMGDTVFMSCLSAYLFCFVSFMGAYIIYRVCPYEKIVHSLKVKSREQELARRMCIVIFPILGITSLILVAIDAEPWLIFALVSVLLAPIGVMGMIDAKKIDTLDRDISTFLQSLGSAAGITGSTLTVAINQLDKKSVGTLEGYLEKLHKRLINQIKPATCWYHFRGETGSELINHSTTVFLDAIELGGDATKIGAVVAHSSLGISLLRAKRKLISNGFVSLVVPLHATMSGVLLFIYEIIYSFNIAMAQMMAERTDEISGASGSMPVGMGLFNISASTDLAFLAKYVTIIIFISTVANALASKFAAGGSNYKLCFYLSLLFLTSAIILFVMPIVGDKLFMLQTE